In the genome of Parasteatoda tepidariorum isolate YZ-2023 chromosome 10, CAS_Ptep_4.0, whole genome shotgun sequence, the window AAGCCAATGAAGAAGAACtgatataacatttaatattttttaattatcacatattttatttttaaattgctcagCAATACAGGAAGAAAAATGGACAGATGAGAAAACTCTCCTGCtgtttaatttgtataaaatctaCAATAATCAAATGGTTAAAGgcaaaaaattgaactttttcaaGAAGATAGCAGATAATTTAAGACGTGATGGTGTAAATTTCAGTGAAAttcaatgtttgaaaaaatttcagaatcttaatagaaaatacaaaaatactgtGGATGAACATAGTAAGTAATATTGAGGAAAGGAGAGGTAGATGTGAATTTTTTGATGAACTAAACGAAATCTTCGGATTTCAAGATGACATACAGCCTCCAGCAATAGCCTCTGCTATAGGGGGTTAGTAATTACAGAAAACAGAGAAGCAAATGCATAAAAGAAAATCCCCTGCTTGGGTTACAGAGAGAGAAAATGgagatttttaacaaataccTAGACttggtttcaaaaatagttgaaaaattattcaccaccttttttaaaaatcttactaCAGACTTCTCCCCTTGCCaccatttctttatttaaatacttaattactTGCCATTTTCAATTCGGTGCTTTTCAGAAATACTTTTTCAgctaactttcaaaaaaaattgatgcaaataaattaccaacccaaaaataaattttctttttcctataAGAGTCCTTCAATTGCAAAACTTGTTTAAAGTCAACAAagttatattgaatttttctgcTTCATTTTAtggataagaaaataaaatttttgaatttaatttatccaGCTGACTATTTGAAGTTTGTATGAaagtttatgataaaatttcagatttaaaaaaaaataacgtctGCTTTCAATTCcagtgaaaataaatgaaaacgttgaatatgAATAACTAGTTTTGCATTTGGATTATTCATACAACATTACCTATTTGTTATTCACCCAtatcagtttaaatattaaagctattttaagaaaagtgttattaagattttataaatattttattattttacacgttatattagaatttaatgttCCAACTCAGAAAATTTTCTCTGTAACTGGTAAAAAATGGCTTTGAGACTATTTCTGGATGTTTGCGTCCTTCCGAAATTCAGGTTgattctatattttatatataaaaactagttttttttaatgcaaataagaTTTAATTGATAAGACGAATTCGGTCACGTAATTGTTAGTATCATTGAacatcattaaaattacatatgaCTCAAGATATTTCtgctattcaaaataaactattctaatctctttaaattagtttcgtattttaaaagttcttaattatCTTATATAACTGTATTGAAGgtgtatgaaaatattataaactagtAACCTATAATGCAGATCAAAATTTCTGTACAGGATTGCTTGTAATACTTTAAGGAAGAATTCTATTTAATTCTTGTATAAAGTTAAATAACGAACATTTTATTAtccattttgttcaaaatattgtgtattttttttgcaatatatatatgttcCATACATGTACTTCAGCCAGCGGCGCCCTCTATGGGTTGCTGTTTCAACTCTCTCTTGCCACCAAGTTTTCCTCGCTCTTTCTGAGAGGAGATAGGCTGAGAGAAGGAGGTGTTTTTAAGATGTAACCTGCTATGATTTTCCCgctaataaattaatgttcaacCGTCCACTTCTTTCTCTTTATCCCTTTCTACCCTCTTAGACATGGGGGGTCAACCCAGTCATCGTAGAACCTGAtgcttgaaattaaaagcagaagTCGCCCAAACAAAAAGGCGCAATAACTCTACTTCATAAGTCGGCCAATAATCCCGCCGCATACTTCAAAAAATCTTCGAACAATTTTATCTACGCAGGCCAATTCTACCGCCTGAAATGAAAAGCCAATTTTCCGCTTTGAAAACAACGAACTATTGCTGAAAAACATTCACCTTCAAAAGGCCAATCCCACCGCCTATGATATATTTCCAGATCCAAATATCTTCAACAGCGAAAAAACAACAACTCAAGAGGCCAATTTCCCCGCCTAATTGCATGAAGAAATATCTTCAACAACTACGTTCTACAACAAAAGCCAATACTACCGCCTGTATGAACTGTGAAGACGAACAAATTGATCATGTCACAATCACCACAGGTCAACCTCGTGGTAATGGACAGgtggaaaaattttatgctacGATAATCTTAGTCATCACCAAGTTATCCCTTGACAACCCCAGCAAATGGTTCAAGCATGTACCAACAGTCCAACCATTAATCAACAGCACTGTTTCTTCAACAACAAAGTTTACACCCTTCGAGCTCTTAACAGGAGTTAAGATGAGAAATAAAGAAGACCTGCACATCAAGAAAATTCTCGAGGAAGAGCACATacatattttacttgaaaatcaACAACAAATGCGAAAAGAAGCAAAAAGCAATATACTTGAGATGCAAGAAAAAACCAAGCACAATTATAATACTAAACGAAAGACAGCAACGAAGTATAAGTTCCACGACAGAGTTGCCATCAAACGAACACAATTTGGGACAGGTTTGAAACTTCGACCAAAATTTTTCGGTCCATACACAGTGACAAAAATTAGACCCAACAATAGATATGATGTTCACAAGATCGGTATAGGAGAAGAACCAACTGTCACATTCACTTCAGCAGACTTAATGAAACTAAGGGAAGATCCataaactttttccttttttcatatgAACTTTTCAATTGTGCAAGAACAGacttacgattttttttaaaatttattatttttattctggaTTTCATTGcatatatcaaatattaattgaacatatttaactgaacattaataacaaatttctattttaatgatcgaaatattcatattaatcGTATTTTTCAGaagtgagataaaaaaaaattcaactatacattaaaattgaatatatttagaattagtttagatttaaactttcataaatttattgttttatatttcaattcaattgtcaaaatatttctgttatcaatattttcttcttattgtgatgtttaatatttaccTTTAAAGCAATTAGTCGGAGACCGAGTAAGTCAGGATGACAGAGTGTTCCATTCATGTACTTCAGCCAGCGGAGCCCTCTATGGGTTGCTGTTTCAACTCTCTCTTGCCACCAAGTTTTCCTCGCTCTTTCTGAGAGGAGATAGgctggagaaatcttcagaggaaggcattggttCACATTGgactgtctggccaactatgatgatggtAAGTAAGGTAATGTCCTCCCCCCGGCAAAAAAACTACCCTGGATCATgtcacaaaaaagtttttattattcaccATATATGTAAGTTAAGACACAAAGATAAAAggaattattaaatactaatataaaatttaataagcaaattcataaaaagttaatttttataacataatttaaattatatatatacacagcgaaattatttagaaaatattatttgtgcAGATGAATTATCAATTTATACATATGctatattaattattgtattaaataaataaaaaaatgttctacatAGAATACAGAAacttaataaacagttttaatttatactcTCAAAAAATTGACTAACATGTTTCTATTATGATTAGCTTCAATTTCGAATACCTCATCTTCGAAACCATCTCCCTCAATATTACTCTTAATAAGACCGGATCGATTTCGAAGGACTCTTtttgttgtaaacaaaaattgtgtAGCATACATGCCGCGAATACatataacgtaattttttcaatacagTTAACGTCAACAAAAAGAATCCTTCGAAACCTCTGTTTCAGCAATGCAAATGAATTTTCAACTATTGATCTAGCTTTATTGAGAGTTTGTTTTTAAGGGATATCCCTTATCTCCGATTATATGGGTATTTGTGGGGAAATTGACGAAGAAGTAAATATCCGAGTTGCGAAAAACTCTTGAATCGTGACATGATCCAGGGTAGCC includes:
- the LOC139426834 gene encoding uncharacterized protein; this encodes MIYFQIQISSTAKKQQLKRPISPPNCMKKYLQQLRSTTKANTTACMNCEDEQIDHVTITTGQPRGNGQVEKFYATIILVITKLSLDNPSKWFKHVPTVQPLINSTVSSTTKFTPFELLTGVKMRNKEDLHIKKILEEEHIHILLENQQQMRKEAKSNILEMQEKTKHNYNTKRKTATKYKFHDRVAIKRTQFGTGLKLRPKFFGPYTVTKIRPNNRYDVHKIGIGEEPTVTFTSADLMKLREDP